The genomic stretch TTTTTAGACAAGAAATGAAGCGTTGCACACTCTCCCCTTCTCCCTTTGATATTTTAGACAATAGTGCACTGCCTATAATCACTCCATCCGCACCATAGGATATGATTTTTCTAACCTGATTCTCATCACAAACGCCAAAGCCAACGCCTACCGGAATTTGTTTACAGGCAGACTTCGCACATTTAATTAAATTCCCTAAATCATGGGATAAATGATCTCTGACACCAGTCGTCCCTAAAGCTGCAACGAGATAGACCATTCCCTGAGAAACAGATGCAATAGCTTTCATTCTCGAATAATTCGTGGTTGGCGCAATCATCTGAATGAGGTCAATACCACTTTCCTCACATTCTTCCCGTAAGGTATTAGATTCCTCATATGGAAGATCAGCAACGATAATACCATCTATATCATACTC from Methanomassiliicoccales archaeon encodes the following:
- the trpA gene encoding tryptophan synthase subunit alpha, with translation MSQIRSVFERESNKGRGTLICYLTAGYPDKNSFLRYFQACVEGGADIMEVGIPFSDPVADGPVIQSTSEKALKGGVTPWSAMEMAADAKMLYGSPTILMGYYNPIFRMGEKRFVRLAREYDIDGIIVADLPYEESNTLREECEESGIDLIQMIAPTTNYSRMKAIASVSQGMVYLVAALGTTGVRDHLSHDLGNLIKCAKSACKQIPVGVGFGVCDENQVRKIISYGADGVIIGSALLSKISKGEGESVQRFISCLKNSCIKSY